The Halichoerus grypus chromosome 3, mHalGry1.hap1.1, whole genome shotgun sequence genome segment TaattagagaaattcaaattgaaaCAACACTGGGAAATCATTTCTCACCTATCAGATCGGTGAAAATTAAAAGGTAGAAGACATTCAGTTGTCTAGGCTGCTACCAGGGAGGTAGGCACTCTCATACATTGCTTGTGGAATGCAAGCCTGTACAACCATTCTGGAGAGGAATTTGACAATgcctaaataaattatatatgcatttacTTTTGACCCATAACCTACTTCTAGCTGATTCTAGATACACTTCTAGCAATATCAAAACGCATAGCAACAATGTCATTCATAATGCAAAGTATTGGGAAAATCTAAATACTTATTCACAGGAAATTGGTTGAATGTGGCACATTCACACACAATGAgcaactataaaaaagaataaggaagatgggcgcctgggtggctcagttggttaagcgactgccttcggctcaggtcatgatcctggagtccctgaatggagtcctgtattgggctccctgctcagcagggagtctgcttctccctctgacccttccccctctcatgtgctctctctctctctcattctctctctcaaataaataacatcttaaaaaaaaaaaagaagaagaagaaggaagatcTCTCTGAACCAGTAGGGTGTGGTGTCCaggatatattgttaagtgaaaagagCAAATTATAAGAGTATCTCTAAGAAGGCATGGGAGCTGGGTGCATCCCTGGTTCTGGGGAGGAGTGTGTGCTAGGGAGGGAGCTTTAGGTGTGTGACTGTAGGTGAGCCTACATAAAAAAGGATGCACAGGTGATCAACCCGCCTCTTAAATATGACAATCAGATTCACATCATAGATCTTGAtgatgaaaatataaagtaaaaaatgtccTCCTTCATCAAGCAAGTGAAATAGAGCCCATTATTGTCAGTCTACCAGATAAAAGTGAGCTGGCAAGATTCTATAATAAAAGTTCACTGGTCTTTTCCCCTACTGGACCGGATACTCCTAGAGGGTCCTGGAATGTGTGCTATTTATCTTTGTGTCCTAAGTGCCTTGCAAACTGCCTTAGATATAGCGTGACCATATGTTGTGGTTTGTCTGGAACAATTGTGGTTTGTGCCTGACATCCCATCCAGTGagtgtttccttccttttaaaaatgtccttggTTTGGAGGATTGATTATATGATTACCTTCCCTTATGTAATAGGCACTCAGAAAATATCTActgaatcaaataaaataattcagaaaatattgaAGTAATAGtttcagtgaaattttaaaatgtgtagtgAATTTTTCTTAGAAACAAGTGTGCTAAGAAGTACTGAGTGAAAAGGTAGGGAGAaataggggcactgggtggctcggtcgttaagagtctgccttcagctcaggtcatgatcccagggtcctgggatggagccccacatcgagccccgcatcgggctccttgctccatggggagtctgcttctccctctccctccacctctccccctgcttgtgttccctctctagctgtgttactctctgtcaaataaataaataaaacctttaaaaaaagaagaagaagtagggAAAAACATAAGATGATTACTAAACAACTGCATGCATCTTAGTCTGTGTGCTCTAAAGGATAGAGCACCATACTGAAAATGAGAGATGTGTGACCCCAAACAGATTTCTTAACCTCTCTTtgtcttggttttctcttttgcaaCCTGGAAATAATAACTGCTTTACACACCTCTCAGAGTTATTTTGAGAATTATCTgagttatttttcaaatctttattcTACTCTTGGGGAATCCAAGTGTGAGCAAGGAGAGTAGAGGTAAAGGGCAATAGCTTTGTGTTTGTGATGCAGGCATATGGTAAAAAGAACCAGGATCCCTATCAAGAAAATCTGGATTCTGCCCTGCTATTTGGTAGCTGTGTGGTCTGGCACCATAAGTAACCTCCgtgttcttaaaagaaaaaatgagaaaccatcattttaaaaaaatgagaaaattcaatGAGTTGTTTTGAAAGGATTTGCCTTAAGACCATAGTTATGCAatctgtggggggaaaaaaacctgtgAAGATCTGTGCCAACAGTCATTAATAGTGCGAGATTTTCCGTGTCCTGGGTATATCCTAGACATGGAACAGCTTATTTTGAGCAAAGGAAAGATAGGTAGAAAGGGCACAGACACTGATGTTGCAGCAAAGACATCCTGGGTATAAAGCAACAGCCACCCACGGGTAGCAATTAGAAGCATAATATCAATACAAAAATCTTATTAAGTGTCACTACTTTATAGCAACAAGAAGGACTACCCATATTACGTTACTTTGTCAggtaaggaagggaaaatgtttttttaaaaaatacaagtgtCTGATCatttatggggggaaaaaagcacaaaaagaataaagtgatgAGATTGGGAGTGTGTAGGAACTGGGGAAGGATGGGGAGTGGGCATGAGAATGAGAATAGAAAGGGTAAAGATGTAGTGGTCACATCTTTGAATACACATTTTTGCATAACTTTTGCTTTTGGAATTATGTTAATGTTTCAcatactcaaaaaataaacattattataatattttaaaatgggtcCCAGCGAAAGAGACAGTGGCCAGCAGAAAGTGCAACCATGGGCAATTCAGTTTCCCCAGGCCTGGGTGGGCCAGATACCTCTGGACCAGTCCCCAGAGTATGCTAGAGACTACCCCCAGGCAAACAAGGCAGATTTCTTTAtgcaacaaatgtttattggagACCTACTATGTACCAGTTGCTAGCCTAGGCCCTGGAGATACACTGTGGAACAGACCCAGAGCAAAGCCCCAGTCTAGTCTAGTGGGGATCCTGCTATCTGTGAAAGACCTTAGTTGATTTCCTGCAGGCCCATGAGGCCCCAGAGCCAGACTTCACTTGGAATTGCCTGTTGTGTATAGAATTTTAAAGAGGGAATCCCTTCATTTTAAGAAAGTCTGAAAGAAactgcccggggtggggggggttggggtgggggagagacttGTTAACTGTGGATGGGAAGAGGTTCAATATACATCATGCACAAATTCTATATGATTGTGCACAGTGTCACTCTGCATGGGACTCATTTAAAAGTCTGTCTCCTGTGCAAGACTGGAATAAGAGAAAGGGGCCGAGGTTTCTCATTTCCTTAGTAGGTTCAGAACTTGGACCGAGCTGGCCCAGGGTAGGTGCTTCAAATATGTTCATGGACCTAATTTGGTTTGccagcattttatttattgtgcGACCTAAGTGGACTAAGGCGAATCCACTCACAACTCTGACGTGGCTggctccatttattttattttattttatttatgattttacttatttgacagagagagagtgagagagcacaggcagggggagcagcagagggaggtggAGAAACAGGCTgccggctgagccaggagcccaaggcgggatcaatcccaggatcccggtaTCATGACccaaccaaaggcagacgcccaacctactgagccacccaggcgcccctccatctcATTTTAAGAATAGAGATGAAGTGAGGCACCAgcgtggctcattcagttaagcatcagactctttgatttcagctcaggtcttaatctcaggatcttgagttcaagcgccttctccccctccctgcggggcatggagcctacttaaaacaaacgaacaaacgaATAAAtagtcaatattaaaaaaaagaagacgaagaagaagaGTAGAGATGACGACCTCTCCACTCATGAGctagggacacacacacaccaccagcACCACACCGTCTGGGCTGTGCCGTGTCCTGCCTAAGAGGCTGGGGACCTTTTCTGCTCTTGACGCCCGGCCTAAGCTACTCCTTGTCCCTCCCGGGTGCCCCCGCTGTGGCCAGTGGCCAGGTCGCTCGCATTGCCCTTTCGCCGCGGGGCAGTGTTGTTGTGGCTGCAATGGACCGGGCGGGTAAGATGCACGTTATGGGTTCCACTCTCCCGAGGGGGCGCGCCCAGTGCGCTCTAGCGTTAAAGGAGGAGGACGAAGGGATGACACCGAAGCCCGGCCTGTTTGCCGCAACGTTCGGGTCCCGGGGCCTGGAGGTGACTTGGGGAGAGCGAGACCCGGAGAAGGGGAGAGCAAGAAAAGCGAAGACCAGTACCGTGCCGTTTGCTCCGACGTACTGCAAGGCGGGGACGGGCGAGGCAGGAGGACAGCCTCTGTCCCCGCCCCGGTTGGGCAAGAGCGGTCCGCACACCTCCCCAGGTTTGCCTGAGCCCAAGCCGCCGTTTCCCTAACGCAGACTCGGTCTGCACCAATTGCGAGCCGTCAGAACGCCTTTTCATGTCCCAAATCTCTAACAAaccaggagagaaaaataaagctggaaccGGAGAACAGGATTTGAACGCTGGGCTTTTGATACCACGACCCTCTCAAGGTGTCCTTTTTTTCTCGGACTTCCTAGAGAGCGATAGTCCACCCGATAGTCTACCGCGCCCGCCGCGGGTTGGCGCTTGATGTCTTTATCCCGGGTCACCCCCAGCCGCAGCTTGCAAGGCCAGGACTGAGCAAAGCTACTGGAGCCGGAGCTGCGGAGGGGGCGTCTACCTGGCGTGCtcttaatgaaaatgttctaaattcaCCCACTTTCAGGTGTCCGGGTGGTTGAAGTAAATACCCACAGAGAGGAGGATACGATCATACTATTTTTCTAGGAAGTCGTGAGATATGTTTTATGAGCATTAAGATATTTGATTCATGAATATTTGTTCTACATATTTATCCTGAGGAAATAATCCAAAGTGTTGACAAAGTTGAAGGCATGAAGATGTTCTCTGAAGCTTTATTTAGTGATAAAAAATAGATACAATCTAAAACTATAAACACAGTCTATTATGAATCATCCATAACAAGGACTAttatattgtaattttaaaatacatttgtaaaaaaCTCTTTAATGAAGTCCTGGACATgcttatatgtaaatttaaaatatacaaattcacATATAGCCTATGCAAAGACATATAAAGAAGGAAGTGAGCCAAATGTCCTCTCTGGAtgactcttgttttcttttcaactttctcttattttccttttccctccaaAGGATGAATGAtgacttttataatcagaaaaaaaaattaaagaaatgtatgTGTTATCACAAGATTTCAAGGTCTCTGGGGGGCAAAGCCATATCTCTTTCAGACAAAAAGGTGGGGATGTACTGTTTTGACAAAACCAGATTCCCGGTGTGCCCTGCTGTTGGAGAGCTGGGCCACCTCAGAGTCGCTTAACTTCTCTGATGATGACTCCTCACTGAAAaacacaggaaggaaggaaggaaggaaggaaggaaggaaggaaggaaggaaggaaggaaggaaggaaggaaagaaggaaggaaggaaggaaggagatactGGAAACATTTGGGGTATAGCTTTgatgtaaagattaaatgatatgATGTATAAGAAATCATTAGTTGGTTGTGCTGAAATTTTTGCTCCCACTAGCCTAGGGAGATGAATTCGATTTATCTGGATTTCAGGTAGTAATAAAGCCCAGAGAGTCCTTGTAACATTGAATTCTCTTAAGAAGTTCTATTTAAGAAACAGTTGATCCGAAATCCCAAAAAAGAACTCTAGTGAgatttcattttgattaaaaggtatttttaaactCCCTAGAGTCTGTGCTGAGACTGCCGACCCTAActcatgtttttttaattaaaccaatGTAGCATGAGTAATAGCAGGGGACGGTCATTGGGGTTTCATACACATTCTCACAATCATCCTCTGATGGGCCTattcttatctccattttaaaattaagccTAAGTTTACAGAGGTAAATACCTTGCCCAAATCCCACAGTTGATGTGTTCCAGAGCAAGGCTAGACATGTTGACTCCACCCCCACAATCATAGCTActgtacacacactctctctctttttaaagattttatttatttatttgacagagagatagggagagccaAAGCGCACGAGAGgtgggggatggcagagggagagggagaagcagacttcccactgagcaaggagcctgatgcggggctggatcccagaaccccaagattatgacctgagccgaagacaggcgcttaaccgactaagccatccaggcgcccccacattgtCTCTCTTCACTCGGTGCCAGCGTCGTCGGAGGAGGTTTTCTGAAGATCTAATGCTGGTCAAAATTTCCCATCccttgggggcaggggaagggggacacGAGGACACACGCAGGCACTCTGAAAACAATCAACTTTAGGGAGAataaaggggagggagagaaggaactggGGGCGAGGAAGGGCAAGGTGAGCCCCTGTCTGGCACCTTCCTGAGGGCTGGGGTTATtacctttcctcctccccacccactcacAGAGCCTGCAAAGAGGCCAAGGGGCCCCCTAGTAGAGCTTCCTAGCCCTTTCTTCGCTCCTGGAGCTGAGAGGCTCTTCCTAGGAAGTGGCCGATCTTGTTTCCCCAGACCCAGATTCTGCTCTAAGCGAGAAGTTTCCCGCTTAATCTAGGCATAGACCGGTCAAGACTAGCTTCTCCGCCGCCCAGCCTCTGCTCCCTGGGCCCAGCTCCCCCCGGCGGGGCCCCCAACCTGCGCCCACTAAGACTCCAGCGTGTTCCTCCAATCCCACGGGTGCCCAGCTGTCTCCACCTCAGTTTTCCTCGGCCGAAGAGTGGAGAGTTGAGTTAAGGCCAGGCCCGATGGATAGGCTTGGGTTGCagagcaagggttccaccccccaagCCCACAAGTCCTCTAGGAGAGCCCCCTTCGGCCGGGGATTGACCTCGGCAGCTCGGGCCTGTACCGTAAGCACCGAGGGACGAGCCGCGCGCAGCACTCTCTCCCGTTTCCCTTGCTTTTGAGAACCGTCAACACAAACCAAACCTTTCCCGGAAGGTGGCTGGGGTTTGGAGAGGAATTAGAAGGGCGCGGGAAGAAAGcgcctgggggaggaaggtgcaGGTTAGCACGTGGTTTCTGGCCGGACCAATGAGGGTCGGCGATCTCGTCACTTGGCCTCGGTCACCCCGCCAGCAGGGATGGCCCAGAGGAAGGCGCAGTGCTGGATACTGGGCGTCTGCCCCAGACCTCGGGTCTGCGGTGCTTGCAGCGACAAGACGGGAAGCTCAGGGCGCTGCGCTCCTGGGGGACGGGGACCTCCCCAGCCCCGCCTCCTCCGCCTTCGGGATGCTGCTGAACCCTGTCACCTCCACTCCCTTCTCGGTCAATGACATCCTGAGGCTGGAGCGAGAGCAGATTGGTTCCGAGTCCTTGCAACTCCGGGGTGCACGGAGGAGCCCTGAAAGCTTTCAGTGTCTGCGAATGGTCCCAGAACCGCGAAAGGCTGAGGTTCCCAGCACCTGCAGGGCCGGCGGCGGCGACAGCGGCAGAAGGCAGGACGAGTCGGGGTCTCCTGGTGGTCCCTGTGAGACGGTCACGGAGATGGACGCGGAACGGGTGGGGGAGCTACGTAAGTACTCGTGCTCGGGTCTTGGCCCCTACAGGGAGATCACGGCTGTGGGGGGATGGTCACTACCAGCTGGCGCGTGCGGGTAACACGCATCTCCGGGTCTTTCCTGCTCCAAGGGCCTAGCCCCATTTTCTCTTATTTGAGAATTCCAAAAGACAGATCCCTCAGCCCCCTCTACCATCTCCTCCGGACACCCAGTGTGCTTCCCGCGGCCCTATCCAAATAAGGTCCCGCATCTTAGGCATTCATAATTTCCACAGCCTGTCCTCTGATTCCCAAAAGCGTATCAACCCCCACTCACAGCCACACTTCCCAGAAACTCCAGCTTCTCTTTCTTACAGCGAAACCCTCTACAGTATCTTAGCTGTGCTCCATCACCACCAGACTTCCCTGCCATGTCCGCGTCTCTCTACCCTAAAGCGTCTGCCAGAAGTGTAGCCATCAAAGCAGGCGAGCGCCGGGGAGTGAAAACCCGGCCGGCTCTGGGGTCAATCGCAGCCCTTTCTTGGGGCTTGCTAAGTGGCCTGGCCAGCCCAGTCGATCCTCCGCCCGAATTCCTGGTCTGGACAATAAGAGGTGGCGACCAGATCAGTTAATGTCTGAGTCCCTAGGCCTGGACGGCCCTGCGGGCGCTGGCGACCAATCCTCCGCGTCTGGGAGCATAGTAAGGGGAGCTCCAGCTTCGCTGCTCTGGGAGACGACTCTCCGCTCGCTCTCCGCAAGCACAACCTCGGGCGCGGACAGCGAGGCCCCGGCACCTGCGTCCAGCGGCAGGAAGTCAAGGAGCGGGCAGTGAGTTGTGTTGCCTTGTCTCCTGCGAAGCTTCCACAGGGGAGTCTCGACATTCGGAAGGATGAAAAAGCCTGTCTTCCTCTCGCCAAATCTCTGCACCTCGGTCTGCAGCCTCCCGGTGCGCGTCTGGGGGCCCCAGCGAGACCTCGCAGGTCGGCCTTCCGCTGCCAGGCTGGGTCACGGCCCGTCCATTCAAGGCGCAAACGAATAAGTAAAGGGGCTAGTTCGCAGTTGTTCGTCGACTGGTAGCCTGGTTATTCAGGCTATTCTCCAGGAATCTGGAGAACATTAAACTTTGCTGTGTTCGCGGAGAAGTCTGGGGGTTTTCTGCAGTGGACTCTAAACACTAATTCCCTCGGAGATGCTCAGCCAACTCGGCGTTCACTCTGGCCTTGCTGAGAAAGGGTCACAGTCCTTTCTGTCACCCAGCAGCCGAAGGCACGCGCAGCGCGTTCCTCCTCCTCTGGCGAACCCTGGGCAGCATCTCTTAAGCAGCTGCCTGTCCTGGATGCCGAGAAGGGGCCCGCGCCCTGCTCCAGGAACCAAGCCCAGGGCCGCTGCAACGATCGAACCTTCCTGGTAGTCGCTGCATGCCTATCTGTCCCCAGCCGAACCACCTTGCTTTCAAGGACGCAGGGCAAGAGGGGCTCCAGACGGTGACCAGGAGTGTGCAGGGGGCTGGTAGGCACCCAGACGCCTCACAGCCCCATGGCCTGCCTGGTTAGGGACTCTCAAATGGGGTCCTGCTAGTTCCAAAGAGTTGCTGAAGGTCAGTTGTTACTTTTCAATTTGCTAAGAATAAAACCCCAGtccatatttttcctctttgagaGAAGAGATGTCCCCAGTTTCTCTGAGCACAGGCTTCTCTGAAGGAAGTTTTTATTTCCCCAAACTTCAAATACCAAACAGCCCCATCACCCACCCCCAGGAGATTGTGTCAATGTGGTTGGGGATTTGAAGTCCGGTTGCAATCCGCACCTCCTGTAATTAGGTGCTTCACCTTGCTATGAACTTGCAGCCACTCCACATTCCTGGTTTCTCCTGACATGCTTTCCCATGAAAACTCAGCCTTTCCTCTCTACCCACCCTTGGGTTAAAAAAGAGCTTAGCCAAGACAGAAGATaggtgggaagaagggaaggaaagggtaTATTTCAGCGGGCTTCAGGaacagccgccccccccccatgagATAGGGCACCACCCCGGGGAAGAGGAAGTCAGAGCGAAACCAACGCCACCTGCTTACCAAAGAGACCCCAAAGGAGAAAgaggctgctttttaaaaagccgAATATGGATCTAAACTTTGTATATAACCCCAAGAGACCCTCAGTTTCTGAGCCAAGAATCAGGActcagaaaaatattccatttgcctttattttattttgctaatttggATTACAGAACATCTCATCCAAGAAAGATGGGACGGGTCCCTGGTGCGGGCGGAGCACTTGATGAGCAAAAAGACAAGGGTGTGTGCAAAGGTGGGGTGAAGGTGGGAGATACTCGGGACACCCACCCTGAGCTTGGATTGCAATACCCCGTGATTCGCGGGGGACCACCACGGATAACCAGGCAGACAGGAACCCACAGGCAAGCAGGTCACCAAGttttcacgctctctctctctctccctctctctatctctatctcttcctctttctccaccccctcctttCCACCAAGGGCAGTCCAAAGTCAATTTCCATCTAATAGTCCCCCAACATTAGCACTTGGTCCTTGCGGCTAAAGCTCCCCCAAACTCGACCACACTTTAGAATCGAATCACAGCGAATcgtcccccaccaccacccataCACAGACattctaagaagaaaatgaagttgtCTTAGACTCTTGATCAGCTACCTTTTGGGAAAAGACTGCACACCGGAGACCCCAGAGTGTCACAATTTACATATGTGCCTGCAGGTACAATCGTGACAGAACTTGGGGGAAAGGAACCTACGGACCCTCcggggactgggggaggggtcaGCAGAGGGGACAGAAGGGGACGCGAAGTGAAGGCTACCAGGGGAGAGGGGAGTCCCTTAAAAACGACGTTAAGACTTGCTCAGGTAAGCCTGAGGCTGGGCGCTGACGCTGTTCCTTCCTGTGCTTTTAGAGCCGGGCCTCAGCGCAGCCCCGCCCCTCCACGGCGGGACCAGGGGGCCAGAGCGCTGCGTTGGCGACATTGGCATCGGCGCGCGCGGGGACGGCACCGAGCAGCCCAAGGCGCGGCAGCGGCGGAAGCCGCGCGTGCTCTTTTCGCAGGCGCAGGTGCTAGCGCTGGAGCGGCGCTTCAAGCAGCAGCGGTACCTGTCGGCGCCCGAGCGCGAGCACCTGGCCGGCGCGCTGCAGCTCACGCCTACGCAGGTCAAGATCTGGTTCCAGAACCGGCGCTACAAGTGCAAGAGACAGCGCCAGGACAAGTCCCTAGAACTGGCGGGCCACCCCCTAGCGCCGCGCCGCGTGGCGGTGCCCGTGCTGGTGCGGGACGGCAAGCCGTGCCTGGGCCCCGGCGCGCCGTCCTTTCCCGGCCCCTACGGCGCGGCCGCGTCGCCCTATTCCTGTTACGGCGGCTATGCGGGCGCTCCTTTCGGCGCCGGCTACGGCGGGGGCTACGCGGGTGCGCCCCCGGGGCCCGCGACGCCCGCACCTCTGGCCCGCGCCGGCTTCGCTGGGGGTGGCCCCAGCGCCAGCCCGCAGAGCCATCTGCCCGCCCCGCTGCAGGGTGTCAGGGCCTGGTGAGGCGCCTGGGCTCCGTACGGCCACCGTGTCCTGGTGCTCCGTCCCAGCCTCTCCGCACACCGGCTTCGGCCGGGaagagcggcggcggcggcggagggcATAGGCGACCCGATGGCACTTCTCCCTGAGCAATCCCCGGAACTGCGAATCGTCCCCAACAGGGACAATTCGGACATCCCGCTGAGGCACTGGGGGACATTCTTCTCCGCAGGGACCTAAAGCCGGCCGCCCACAAAGTAGCACCGGGAGGGAGGAAAGCCTGGGGTGGCTGGCAGTTTCGGGTGTCGGAGCAGTACCGAGGCAGGTGACTTGTCGGGCCTCAAAGCCAGGGTTTGCTGACAGGCTCTTTAATTTCTGTGCGGCAGCCCGGAGGCCTggcccgggggaggggggtgtgaaTGGGGGTACGGTGCTCTAGAGGACCTCGATCCTCCATTAAAGGCAAGAGGTTGGGGATGAACGTGAAAAGTAGCGGAGTGAGGTGTGGGAACCCGACtgaagagtggggg includes the following:
- the NKX2-6 gene encoding homeobox protein Nkx-2.6, which encodes MLLNPVTSTPFSVNDILRLEREQIGSESLQLRGARRSPESFQCLRMVPEPRKAEVPSTCRAGGGDSGRRQDESGSPGGPCETVTEMDAERVGELQPGLSAAPPLHGGTRGPERCVGDIGIGARGDGTEQPKARQRRKPRVLFSQAQVLALERRFKQQRYLSAPEREHLAGALQLTPTQVKIWFQNRRYKCKRQRQDKSLELAGHPLAPRRVAVPVLVRDGKPCLGPGAPSFPGPYGAAASPYSCYGGYAGAPFGAGYGGGYAGAPPGPATPAPLARAGFAGGGPSASPQSHLPAPLQGVRAW